In one Brienomyrus brachyistius isolate T26 chromosome 7, BBRACH_0.4, whole genome shotgun sequence genomic region, the following are encoded:
- the LOC125746298 gene encoding zinc finger protein 883-like isoform X9 → MDQKPPQLSVADVKEEVQDVLISDVDGAGHSSPDKKAESTVCPVFNGGVKEETVFQDVTEEKLEGGVRPPIPDQALLPSWKMFKFSCPHCPILPYKSEIYLQSHIKKSHPEKFDPSVILRVHCCSHCEKSFSHLSTLKKHQRIHTDKKPYQCSQCAKSFSQLNDLKTHQRTHTGEKPYHCSECGKSFSQLGNLKAHQRTYTGKRPYQCSQCEKNFSHLGALKIHQRVHTGEKPYQCSHCGKSFSQVGALKTHQWIHTDKKPYQCSQCAKSFRKLSDLKTHHRTHTGEKPYHCSECDKSFSQPSNLKAHQRTHTGERPYQCSQCGKSFSQVGALKIHQQIHKGEKPYQCSQCGNSFSQLGQLQTHQRIHSGERPYRCPQCGKSFSQVGTLKIHQGIHTGERPFQCSQCEKSFKQLGALNKHKWIHTGQRPYQCSQCGNSFSQLGHLQTHQRIHTGEKPYQCSECVKSFRKLSDLKTHQRTHTGEKPYHCSECGKSFSQLGTLKAHQRIHTGERPYQCSQCRKSFNHLGTLNKHQRTHTGERPYQCSHCGKGFSQLGTLKVHERIHIRERPFQCSHCGKSFSHLGDLNTHQRVHTRERLYQCSECAKSFRQLCDLKTHQRTHTGEKPYHCSECGKSFSQLGNLKAHQRIHTGERPYYCSQCGKSFNQLGTLKIHQRIHAGERPYQCSQCEKSFSQVRALKIHKQNHTREMP, encoded by the exons AAAGCAGAGAGTACAGTGTGTCCCGTCTTTAATGGGGGGGTGAAAGAAGAAACAGTGTTTCAGGACGTGACTGAGGAGAAGCTGGAGGGGGGTGTCAGACCTCCAATCCCAG ATCAAGCTCTCTTACCAAGCTGGAAAATGTTCAAGTTCTCCTGTCCTCACTGTCCCATACTGCCCTATAAGTCAGAAATTTACCTCCAGAGCCATATCAAAAAATCTCATCCTGAGAAGTTTGACCCCAGTGTGATACTGAGAGTTCACTGCTGCTCCCACTGtgagaagagcttcagtcatttAAGCACCTTAAAGAAGCACCAGCGGATTCATACAGACAAgaagccctaccagtgctcccagtgtgcaaAGAGTTTTAGCCAATTAAATGACTTAAAGACACATCAACGAACTCACACCGGAGAAAAGCCGTATCACTGCTCAGAATGTGGTAAGAGTTTCAGTCAGTTAGGCAACCTAAAGGCACACCAGCGAACTTACACGGGcaagaggccctaccagtgctcccagtgtgagaaGAATTTCAGTCATTTAGGAGCCTTAAAgatccaccagcgggttcacaCTGGGGAGAAGCCATACCAGTGCTCCCACTGTGGGAAAAGCTTCAGTCAAGTAGGAGCCCTAAAGACTCACCAGTGGATTCATACAGACAAgaagccctaccagtgctcacAATGTGCAAAGAGTTTTCGCAAATTAAGTGACTTAAAGACACATCATCGAACTCACACAGGAGAAAAGCCGTATCACTGCTCAGAATGTGATAAGAGTTTCAGTCAGCCAAGCAACCTAAAGGCGCACCAGCGAACTCACACGGGAGAGcgaccctaccagtgctcccagtgtgggaagagcttcagtcaagTAGGAGCCCTAAAGATCCACCAGCAAATTCACAAAGGCGAgaagccctaccagtgctcccagtgtgggaacagCTTCAGTCAGTTAGGACAACTACAGACGCACCAGCGGATTCATTcaggggagaggccctaccGATGCCCCcaatgtgggaagagcttcagccaAGTAGGGACCCTAAAGATCCACCAGGGGATTCATACAGGGGAGAGGCCtttccagtgctcccagtgtgaaaAGAGCTTCAAACAGTTAGGAGCCCTCAATAAGCACAAATGGATTCACACAGGgcagaggccctaccagtgctcccagtgtggaaaCAGCTTTAGTCAGTTAGGACACCTACAGACACACCAGAgaattcacacaggggagaagccctaccagtgctcagAATGTGTAAAGAGTTTTCGCAAATTAAGTGACTTAAAGACACATCAGCGAACTCACACAGGAGAAAAGCCGTATCACTGCTCAGAATGTGGTAAGAGTTTCAGTCAGTTAGGCACCCTAAAGGCGCACCAGCGAATTCatacaggagagaggccctaccagtgctcccagtgtagGAAGAGCTTCAATCATTTAGGAACCCTAAACAAGCACCAACGaactcacacaggagagaggccctaccagtgctcccattgTGGGAAGGGCTTCAGTCAGTTAGGAACCCTAAAGGTGCACGAGCGTATCCACATTAGAGAGAGGCCTTTCCAGTGCTCCCATTGTGGGAAGAGTTTTAGTCATTTAGGAGACCTAAACACACACCAGCGGGTTCACACAAGGGAGAGACTTTACCAGTGTTCAGAGTGTGCAAAGAGTTTTCGCCAATTATGTGACTTAAAGACACATCAACGAACTCACACAGGAGAAAAGCCTTATCACTGCTCAGAATGTGGTAAGAGTTTCAGTCAGTTAGGCAACCTAAAGGCGCATCAGCgaattcacacaggagagagacCCTACTACTGTTCCCAGTGTGGAAAGAGCTTCAATCAGTTAGGAACTCTAAAGATCCACCAGCGAATTCACGCAGGGGAGAGAccataccagtgctcccagtgtgagaaGAGTTTCAGTCAAGTACGAGCCCTAAAGATCCACAAACAAAATCACACCAGGGAGATGCcctaa
- the LOC125746298 gene encoding zinc finger protein 883-like isoform X7, with protein sequence MDQKPPQLSVADVKEEVQDVLISDVDGAGHSSPDKVKWSAAGVGPSCLLHSQKAESTVCPVFNGGVKEETVFQDVTEEKLEGGVRPPIPDQALLPSWKMFKFSCPHCPILPYKSEIYLQSHIKKSHPEKFDPSVILRVHCCSHCEKSFSHLSTLKKHQRIHTDKKPYQCSQCAKSFSQLNDLKTHQRTHTGEKPYHCSECGKSFSQLGNLKAHQRTYTGKRPYQCSQCEKNFSHLGALKIHQRVHTGEKPYQCSHCGKSFSQVGALKTHQWIHTDKKPYQCSQCAKSFRKLSDLKTHHRTHTGEKPYHCSECDKSFSQPSNLKAHQRTHTGERPYQCSQCGKSFSQVGALKIHQQIHKGEKPYQCSQCGNSFSQLGQLQTHQRIHSGERPYRCPQCGKSFSQVGTLKIHQGIHTGERPFQCSQCEKSFKQLGALNKHKWIHTGQRPYQCSQCGNSFSQLGHLQTHQRIHTGEKPYQCSECVKSFRKLSDLKTHQRTHTGEKPYHCSECGKSFSQLGTLKAHQRIHTGERPYQCSQCRKSFNHLGTLNKHQRTHTGERPYQCSHCGKGFSQLGTLKVHERIHIRERPFQCSHCGKSFSHLGDLNTHQRVHTRERLYQCSECAKSFRQLCDLKTHQRTHTGEKPYHCSECGKSFSQLGNLKAHQRIHTGERPYYCSQCGKSFNQLGTLKIHQRIHAGERPYQCSQCEKSFSQVRALKIHKQNHTREMP encoded by the exons AAAGCAGAGAGTACAGTGTGTCCCGTCTTTAATGGGGGGGTGAAAGAAGAAACAGTGTTTCAGGACGTGACTGAGGAGAAGCTGGAGGGGGGTGTCAGACCTCCAATCCCAG ATCAAGCTCTCTTACCAAGCTGGAAAATGTTCAAGTTCTCCTGTCCTCACTGTCCCATACTGCCCTATAAGTCAGAAATTTACCTCCAGAGCCATATCAAAAAATCTCATCCTGAGAAGTTTGACCCCAGTGTGATACTGAGAGTTCACTGCTGCTCCCACTGtgagaagagcttcagtcatttAAGCACCTTAAAGAAGCACCAGCGGATTCATACAGACAAgaagccctaccagtgctcccagtgtgcaaAGAGTTTTAGCCAATTAAATGACTTAAAGACACATCAACGAACTCACACCGGAGAAAAGCCGTATCACTGCTCAGAATGTGGTAAGAGTTTCAGTCAGTTAGGCAACCTAAAGGCACACCAGCGAACTTACACGGGcaagaggccctaccagtgctcccagtgtgagaaGAATTTCAGTCATTTAGGAGCCTTAAAgatccaccagcgggttcacaCTGGGGAGAAGCCATACCAGTGCTCCCACTGTGGGAAAAGCTTCAGTCAAGTAGGAGCCCTAAAGACTCACCAGTGGATTCATACAGACAAgaagccctaccagtgctcacAATGTGCAAAGAGTTTTCGCAAATTAAGTGACTTAAAGACACATCATCGAACTCACACAGGAGAAAAGCCGTATCACTGCTCAGAATGTGATAAGAGTTTCAGTCAGCCAAGCAACCTAAAGGCGCACCAGCGAACTCACACGGGAGAGcgaccctaccagtgctcccagtgtgggaagagcttcagtcaagTAGGAGCCCTAAAGATCCACCAGCAAATTCACAAAGGCGAgaagccctaccagtgctcccagtgtgggaacagCTTCAGTCAGTTAGGACAACTACAGACGCACCAGCGGATTCATTcaggggagaggccctaccGATGCCCCcaatgtgggaagagcttcagccaAGTAGGGACCCTAAAGATCCACCAGGGGATTCATACAGGGGAGAGGCCtttccagtgctcccagtgtgaaaAGAGCTTCAAACAGTTAGGAGCCCTCAATAAGCACAAATGGATTCACACAGGgcagaggccctaccagtgctcccagtgtggaaaCAGCTTTAGTCAGTTAGGACACCTACAGACACACCAGAgaattcacacaggggagaagccctaccagtgctcagAATGTGTAAAGAGTTTTCGCAAATTAAGTGACTTAAAGACACATCAGCGAACTCACACAGGAGAAAAGCCGTATCACTGCTCAGAATGTGGTAAGAGTTTCAGTCAGTTAGGCACCCTAAAGGCGCACCAGCGAATTCatacaggagagaggccctaccagtgctcccagtgtagGAAGAGCTTCAATCATTTAGGAACCCTAAACAAGCACCAACGaactcacacaggagagaggccctaccagtgctcccattgTGGGAAGGGCTTCAGTCAGTTAGGAACCCTAAAGGTGCACGAGCGTATCCACATTAGAGAGAGGCCTTTCCAGTGCTCCCATTGTGGGAAGAGTTTTAGTCATTTAGGAGACCTAAACACACACCAGCGGGTTCACACAAGGGAGAGACTTTACCAGTGTTCAGAGTGTGCAAAGAGTTTTCGCCAATTATGTGACTTAAAGACACATCAACGAACTCACACAGGAGAAAAGCCTTATCACTGCTCAGAATGTGGTAAGAGTTTCAGTCAGTTAGGCAACCTAAAGGCGCATCAGCgaattcacacaggagagagacCCTACTACTGTTCCCAGTGTGGAAAGAGCTTCAATCAGTTAGGAACTCTAAAGATCCACCAGCGAATTCACGCAGGGGAGAGAccataccagtgctcccagtgtgagaaGAGTTTCAGTCAAGTACGAGCCCTAAAGATCCACAAACAAAATCACACCAGGGAGATGCcctaa